A single region of the Stigmatopora argus isolate UIUO_Sarg chromosome 6, RoL_Sarg_1.0, whole genome shotgun sequence genome encodes:
- the LOC144075661 gene encoding phosphatidylinositol 5-phosphate 4-kinase type-2 gamma-like isoform X2, which produces MSSPSSARVPHKRKTKMKNFVQQKVEVFRAGEPVTSVLMWGVNHSINDLNQVPVPVMLLPDDFRASTKVFRNLRERFGIEDPDYQVSLARSPPLKDWEGSCERLLLVSYDRTLVVKEISSEEVAEMHNILSEYHQHVVTCHGSTLLPQFLAMYRVTVESEDNYLLVMRNMFSHRLHVHWKYDLKGFLVSREATFKEKVKELPTYKDIDFVNNMQKVYVCDEVKERLMDKLNRDIEFLVRMRIMDYSLLLGIHDVERAEREEEEMESSNGEEEEDESSQSLVPDSTSPEGIAGYMNSFKPMGPGEFDPYVDVYAIQSAVGAPRREVYFMGLIDVLTQYDAKKKAAHAAKAVKHGAGAEISTVHPEQYAKRFKEFVTKIFD; this is translated from the exons ATGTCCTCACCGAGCTCGGCACGCGTCCCCCACAAGAGGAAGACAAAGATGAAGAACTTTGTGCAGCAGAAAGTGGAGGTGTTCCGAGCCGGGGAGCCCGTGACGAGCGTGCTCATGTGGGGAGTCAATCACTCG ATCAACGACTTGAACCAAGTACCAGTTCCTGTCATGTTGCTTCCAGATGATTTCCGAGCCAGCACCAAG GTTTTCAGGAACCTGCGTGAGCGCTTCGGCATCGAGGACCCAGATTACCAG GTGTCTCTGGCTCGCAGTCCGCCCCTCAAAGACTGGGAGGGGTCATGTGAGCGGCTGCTGCTTGTGTCATATGACCGCACTTTAGTGGTCAAAGAAATCTCCAGTGAGGAGGTGGCTGAAATGCACAACATCCTTTCTGAGTATCACCAG CATGTTGTCACCTGCCACGGCTCAACGCTGCTCCCTCAGTTCCTGGCCATGTACAGAGTCACAGTAGAGAGTGAGGATAATTACCTACTGGTCATGAGGAACATGTTCAGCCACAGACTGCATGTACACTGGAAGTATGATCTTAAG GGTTTCCTAGTGTCACGAGAAGCAACTTTTAAAGAAAAG GTCAAGGAACTCCCCACCTACAAGGACATAGACTTTGTAAACAACATGCAAAAGGTTTACGTGTGTGACGAGGTGAAAGAGAGACTCATGGACAAGCTTAACCGAGATATTGAG TTTCTGGTACGTATGAGGATCATGGACTACAGCCTCCTGTTGGGAATCCATGATGTGGAGAGGGCTGAGAGGGAGGAAGAAGAGATGGAATCGTCTAATGgtgaagaagaggaagatgaaaGCAGCCAATCTTTAGTTCCAGACTCCACCTCACCTGAAGGCATCGCGGGTTACATGAACTCCTTCAAGCCTATGGGCCCCGGGGAGTTTGACCCTTATGTGGATGTCTATGCTATCCAGAGCGCTGTAG GCGCTCCTCGGAGGGAAGTGTATTTCATGGGCTTGATTGATGTGCTGACGCAGTACGACGCCAAGAAGAAAGCGGCTCACGCGGccaaggctgtaaaacacggg GCAGGAGCAGAGATTTCCACTGTTCATCCAGAGCAGTATGCGAAGCGTTTCAAGGAGTTTGTCACTAAAATATTTGACTAG
- the spryd3 gene encoding SPRY domain-containing protein 3: MEDINLHYRFLNLRRRIREIREVRPLRYRDRMKRMLRDGDVLRYHGNSDEVGCFVAARPLTKRSRYFEVTIVDTGVRGMIAVGLVPQLYKLDHQPGWLPNSVAFHADDGKLYYGNTVGLQFGPKCCRGDHIGCGISLDSDDGQLIVFFTKNGKEVGSLEIPADEALYPAVGMHSLGEEVLLDLNAEWRMEEDEGLMIVDSHEDDWGRLHDVRVSGTLLEYVGKGKSIVDVGLAQALRPLNTRFHYYELEITDAGEKCYIALGLARKDYPKNRHPGWSRGSIAYHADDGKLFQGSGVGDAFGPRCFEGDMMGCGIMFPRDFSHEGGDAADEWDPEVLSQPAEVQNDLYEDLYNNEDEDDEEEDLEGAKVTVFFTRNRKVVGRREVVLPTGGFYPTIGMMSAGEKVKVDLRPLSG, translated from the exons ATGGAAGATATCAACCTCCATTATCGCTTTTTGAACTTGAGAAGGCGAATACGAGAAATTCGTGAAGTACGACCACTACGCTACCGAGACCGCATGAAACGAATGCTAAGGGATGGTGATGTGCTCAG GTACCACGGTAACTCGGATGAAGTTGGCTGTTTTGTGGCTGCTAGGCCATTGACAAAGAGAAGTCGCTATTTTGAG GTCACAATTGTAGATACTGGAGTGAGGGGGATGATTGCTGTCGGTTTAGTACCTCAACTCTACAAGCTGGACCATCAACCGGGTTGGCTCCCAAATTCAGTGGCTTTTCATGCAGATGATGGCAA GCTCTACTATGGCAACACCGTAGGACTACAATTTGGGCCAAAATGCTGTAGAGGGGACCATATAGGCTGTGGAATATCCCTGGACTCGGATGATGGACAGTTGATTGTGTTTTTCACCAAGAATGGAAAAGAA GTAGGCAGCTTGGAAATACCAGCAGATGAAGCTCTCTACCCTGCTGTCGGAATGCATTCGCTGGGGGAGGAAGTACTGCTGGACCTAAATGCTGAATGGAGAATGGAGGAGGATGAGGGACTGATGATAGTCGATAGCCATGAAGATGACTGGGGCCGCCTCCATGATGTCCGTGTGTCTGGCACT CTCTTGGAATACGTGGGCAAAGGAAAGAGCATCGTTGACGTTGGCTTGGCTCAGGCCCTTCGACCACTAAACACCCGCTTCCACTACTACGAGCTGGAGATCACCGACGCCGGGGAGAAGTGTTACATTGCCCTGGGCTTGGCGCGCAAG GATTACCCAAAGAACAGACATCCAGGTTGGAGTAGAGGATCCATCGCTTATCATGCGG ATGACGGCAAGTTGTTCCAGGGTAGCGGTGTCGGCGACGCCTTCGGGCCGCGTTGCTTCGAAGGCGACATGATGGGCTGCGGCATCATGTTTCCACGCGACTTCAGCCACGAGGGCGGAG ATGCGGCAGACGAGTGGGACCCGGAAGTTTTGTCGCAGCCTGCAGAGGTTCAGAACGACTTATACGAGGATTTATACAACAACGAGGACGAGGATGACGAAGAGGAAGACTTGGAGGGAGCCAAGGTCACG GTGTTCTTCACCCGCAACAGAAAGGTGGTGGGCCGCAGGGAGGTGGTCTTACCGACAGGCGGCTTCTACCCCACGATCGGCATGATGAGCGCCGGGGAGAAGGTCAAAGTGGACTTGCGCCCTCTCAGTGGCTGA
- the LOC144075661 gene encoding phosphatidylinositol 5-phosphate 4-kinase type-2 gamma-like isoform X3 — protein MISEPAPRENLPGQFKFKEYCPQVFRNLRERFGIEDPDYQVSLARSPPLKDWEGSCERLLLVSYDRTLVVKEISSEEVAEMHNILSEYHQHVVTCHGSTLLPQFLAMYRVTVESEDNYLLVMRNMFSHRLHVHWKYDLKGFLVSREATFKEKVKELPTYKDIDFVNNMQKVYVCDEVKERLMDKLNRDIEFLVRMRIMDYSLLLGIHDVERAEREEEEMESSNGEEEEDESSQSLVPDSTSPEGIAGYMNSFKPMGPGEFDPYVDVYAIQSAVGAPRREVYFMGLIDVLTQYDAKKKAAHAAKAVKHGAGAEISTVHPEQYAKRFKEFVTKIFD, from the exons ATGATTTCCGAGCCAGCACCAAG AGAGAATCTCCCGGGACAGTTTAAATTCAAAGAATACTGTCCGCAGGTTTTCAGGAACCTGCGTGAGCGCTTCGGCATCGAGGACCCAGATTACCAG GTGTCTCTGGCTCGCAGTCCGCCCCTCAAAGACTGGGAGGGGTCATGTGAGCGGCTGCTGCTTGTGTCATATGACCGCACTTTAGTGGTCAAAGAAATCTCCAGTGAGGAGGTGGCTGAAATGCACAACATCCTTTCTGAGTATCACCAG CATGTTGTCACCTGCCACGGCTCAACGCTGCTCCCTCAGTTCCTGGCCATGTACAGAGTCACAGTAGAGAGTGAGGATAATTACCTACTGGTCATGAGGAACATGTTCAGCCACAGACTGCATGTACACTGGAAGTATGATCTTAAG GGTTTCCTAGTGTCACGAGAAGCAACTTTTAAAGAAAAG GTCAAGGAACTCCCCACCTACAAGGACATAGACTTTGTAAACAACATGCAAAAGGTTTACGTGTGTGACGAGGTGAAAGAGAGACTCATGGACAAGCTTAACCGAGATATTGAG TTTCTGGTACGTATGAGGATCATGGACTACAGCCTCCTGTTGGGAATCCATGATGTGGAGAGGGCTGAGAGGGAGGAAGAAGAGATGGAATCGTCTAATGgtgaagaagaggaagatgaaaGCAGCCAATCTTTAGTTCCAGACTCCACCTCACCTGAAGGCATCGCGGGTTACATGAACTCCTTCAAGCCTATGGGCCCCGGGGAGTTTGACCCTTATGTGGATGTCTATGCTATCCAGAGCGCTGTAG GCGCTCCTCGGAGGGAAGTGTATTTCATGGGCTTGATTGATGTGCTGACGCAGTACGACGCCAAGAAGAAAGCGGCTCACGCGGccaaggctgtaaaacacggg GCAGGAGCAGAGATTTCCACTGTTCATCCAGAGCAGTATGCGAAGCGTTTCAAGGAGTTTGTCACTAAAATATTTGACTAG
- the LOC144075661 gene encoding phosphatidylinositol 5-phosphate 4-kinase type-2 gamma-like isoform X1, whose translation MSSPSSARVPHKRKTKMKNFVQQKVEVFRAGEPVTSVLMWGVNHSINDLNQVPVPVMLLPDDFRASTKVKVNHHLFNKENLPGQFKFKEYCPQVFRNLRERFGIEDPDYQVSLARSPPLKDWEGSCERLLLVSYDRTLVVKEISSEEVAEMHNILSEYHQHVVTCHGSTLLPQFLAMYRVTVESEDNYLLVMRNMFSHRLHVHWKYDLKGFLVSREATFKEKVKELPTYKDIDFVNNMQKVYVCDEVKERLMDKLNRDIEFLVRMRIMDYSLLLGIHDVERAEREEEEMESSNGEEEEDESSQSLVPDSTSPEGIAGYMNSFKPMGPGEFDPYVDVYAIQSAVGAPRREVYFMGLIDVLTQYDAKKKAAHAAKAVKHGAGAEISTVHPEQYAKRFKEFVTKIFD comes from the exons ATGTCCTCACCGAGCTCGGCACGCGTCCCCCACAAGAGGAAGACAAAGATGAAGAACTTTGTGCAGCAGAAAGTGGAGGTGTTCCGAGCCGGGGAGCCCGTGACGAGCGTGCTCATGTGGGGAGTCAATCACTCG ATCAACGACTTGAACCAAGTACCAGTTCCTGTCATGTTGCTTCCAGATGATTTCCGAGCCAGCACCAAGGTCAAAGTCAATCACCACCTCTTCAACAA AGAGAATCTCCCGGGACAGTTTAAATTCAAAGAATACTGTCCGCAGGTTTTCAGGAACCTGCGTGAGCGCTTCGGCATCGAGGACCCAGATTACCAG GTGTCTCTGGCTCGCAGTCCGCCCCTCAAAGACTGGGAGGGGTCATGTGAGCGGCTGCTGCTTGTGTCATATGACCGCACTTTAGTGGTCAAAGAAATCTCCAGTGAGGAGGTGGCTGAAATGCACAACATCCTTTCTGAGTATCACCAG CATGTTGTCACCTGCCACGGCTCAACGCTGCTCCCTCAGTTCCTGGCCATGTACAGAGTCACAGTAGAGAGTGAGGATAATTACCTACTGGTCATGAGGAACATGTTCAGCCACAGACTGCATGTACACTGGAAGTATGATCTTAAG GGTTTCCTAGTGTCACGAGAAGCAACTTTTAAAGAAAAG GTCAAGGAACTCCCCACCTACAAGGACATAGACTTTGTAAACAACATGCAAAAGGTTTACGTGTGTGACGAGGTGAAAGAGAGACTCATGGACAAGCTTAACCGAGATATTGAG TTTCTGGTACGTATGAGGATCATGGACTACAGCCTCCTGTTGGGAATCCATGATGTGGAGAGGGCTGAGAGGGAGGAAGAAGAGATGGAATCGTCTAATGgtgaagaagaggaagatgaaaGCAGCCAATCTTTAGTTCCAGACTCCACCTCACCTGAAGGCATCGCGGGTTACATGAACTCCTTCAAGCCTATGGGCCCCGGGGAGTTTGACCCTTATGTGGATGTCTATGCTATCCAGAGCGCTGTAG GCGCTCCTCGGAGGGAAGTGTATTTCATGGGCTTGATTGATGTGCTGACGCAGTACGACGCCAAGAAGAAAGCGGCTCACGCGGccaaggctgtaaaacacggg GCAGGAGCAGAGATTTCCACTGTTCATCCAGAGCAGTATGCGAAGCGTTTCAAGGAGTTTGTCACTAAAATATTTGACTAG
- the igfbp6b gene encoding insulin-like growth factor-binding protein 6b, with product MRLCANVLGLLFLQPLLSSPRPLTSPSKGCPGCKGKASQLHTAGDMNISTLNIGEPCGVYTLNCAKGLRCAPTQTDPRPLRTLLEGRGVCSNVSIISATQKSQTADPAPTENPGEAPCRKLLTTLIRGLDSYLFMSHHDIYMPNCDKRGFFRKKQCWSSRGKQRGRCWCVDESGIPVTSHQDKGLTC from the exons ATGCGTCTGTGTGCAAATGTGCTGGGGCTGCTTTTCCTGCAGCCACTTCTTTCGAGCCCGAGGCCGCTAACTTCACCATCCAAAGGCTGTCCTGGCTGCAAAGGGAAGGCTTCTCAATTACACACGGCAGGAGATATGAACATCAGCACTCTGAACATTGGTGAGCCATGTGGAGTATACACACTGAACTGTGCCAAGGGGCTGCGATGTGCGCCCACGCAGACTGACCCGCGGCCCCTCCGCACCCTGTTGGAGGGCAGGGGGGTCTGCAGTAACGTCAGCATCATCAGCGCGACGCAAAAGAGCCAAACTGCAG ATCCTGCACCTACTGAGAATCCGGGGGAG GCCCCATGTCGAAAGCTGCTAACAACACTTATCCGAGGTCTTGATAGCTATTTATTCATGTCTCATCATGATATCTACATGCCCAACTGTGATAAACGTGGCTTCTTCAGAAAGAAGCAG TGTTGGTCCTCTCGAGGTAAACAGCGAGGGAGGTGCTGGTGCGTCGATGAGAGCGGCATTCCGGTGACGTCACATCAAGACAAAGGCTTGACTTGTTGA